One Cryptococcus decagattii chromosome 9, complete sequence DNA window includes the following coding sequences:
- a CDS encoding cytochrome c oxidase assembly protein COX19, whose translation MSFGRPGFADVFKPSPPARGSFPLDHDGECKAFMISYLKCMKENANDNGKCRLFSKQYLECRMDKGLMDRDDMANLGLGDVVDPSSPPPASTQTTTTLPSNPPRVPQPPPSEHRV comes from the exons ATGTCATTTGGAAGACCAGGTTTCGCAGATGTCTTCAAGCCTAGTCCTCCTGCTCGGGGCTCGTTCCCCTTGGATCATGACG GCGAATGCAAAGCATTCATGATTTCATATCTCAAATGTATGAAGGAGAATGCCAATGATAATGGCAAGTGCAGACTATTCTCCAAACAATATCTCGAGTGCAGGATGGACAA GGGCCTTATGGATCGAGACGACATGGCAAATCTTGGTTTGGGAGATGTTGTAGATCCCTCTAGCCCTCCCCCTGCTTCAACACAAACCACCACTACGCTTCCTTCCAATCCGCCTCGCGTCCCTCAGCCTCCTCCCTCCGAACACCGCGTATAA